A window of the Microbacterium sp. AZCO genome harbors these coding sequences:
- the alr gene encoding alanine racemase, producing MSRLPAGVLREATIDVGAITANVRHLRRLTGSEVIAVVKADGYGHGAVRSAVAALEGGATRLGVADIGEALALRRGGVMAPVVAWLHAPGANFGEAAGVGIELGISSFDQLLQASAAASVDRPVGVHLKLETGLGRNGIAPEDAGVVFAEAARLERIGKLRVVGLFSHLSNASADDDRAALRIFQDALGVAAAAGLAPPLRHIAASHAAIALPESRLGCVRLGVSIYGLSPFDDRDSGDLGLRPAMTLRAPVAAVRRVPAGHGVSYGYDYRTERETTLALVPLGYADGVPRQASGAGPVSIGGARFRVAGRIAMDQLVVDVGDHPVAVGDEAVLFGDATLGLPSADEWAAAASTINYEIVTRIGPRVPRRQVSS from the coding sequence GTGAGCCGCCTCCCCGCCGGCGTGCTGCGGGAGGCGACCATCGACGTCGGCGCGATCACCGCCAACGTGCGGCACCTCCGCCGGCTGACCGGCTCCGAGGTCATCGCGGTGGTCAAGGCCGACGGCTACGGCCACGGCGCCGTCCGCAGCGCCGTCGCGGCGCTCGAGGGCGGTGCGACGCGACTCGGCGTCGCCGACATCGGCGAGGCGCTCGCGCTTCGTCGCGGGGGAGTCATGGCCCCGGTCGTGGCATGGCTGCACGCGCCCGGCGCGAACTTCGGCGAGGCGGCGGGCGTCGGCATCGAGCTCGGCATCTCGAGCTTCGACCAGCTGCTGCAGGCGTCGGCCGCGGCATCCGTCGATCGCCCCGTGGGCGTGCATCTCAAGCTCGAGACCGGCCTCGGCCGCAACGGCATCGCCCCCGAGGACGCGGGGGTGGTCTTCGCCGAGGCGGCGCGCCTCGAGCGCATCGGCAAGCTCCGTGTCGTGGGCCTGTTCAGCCACCTCTCCAACGCGTCGGCCGACGACGATCGCGCCGCGCTCCGCATCTTCCAGGACGCCCTCGGCGTCGCGGCCGCGGCGGGTCTCGCACCCCCTCTGCGGCACATCGCCGCGAGCCACGCGGCGATCGCCCTGCCCGAGTCGCGACTGGGCTGCGTGCGACTCGGTGTGTCGATCTACGGCCTCTCGCCCTTCGACGACCGGGACTCGGGCGATCTCGGGCTGCGCCCCGCGATGACCCTTCGCGCGCCCGTCGCCGCTGTCCGCCGCGTTCCGGCGGGCCACGGTGTCTCGTACGGCTACGACTACCGCACCGAGCGCGAGACGACCCTCGCGCTCGTGCCCCTCGGCTACGCCGACGGCGTTCCGCGCCAGGCATCGGGCGCGGGGCCCGTCTCGATCGGCGGCGCGCGATTCCGCGTCGCCGGGCGCATCGCGATGGACCAGCTCGTCGTCGACGTCGGCGATCACCCGGTGGCGGTCGGCGACGAAGCTGTGCTCTTCGGCGATGCGACGCTCGGGCTGCCGTCGGCCGACGAGTGGGCGGCCGCGGCATCCACCATCAACTACGAGATCGTGACGCGCATCGGGCCCCGCGTGCCGCGCCGGCAGGTGTCGTCGTGA
- the tsaE gene encoding tRNA (adenosine(37)-N6)-threonylcarbamoyltransferase complex ATPase subunit type 1 TsaE, which produces MDTTTNGLDTLAGSREIGSPDDMERFGAEIGRMLRPGDILVLTGPLGAGKTTLTRGIAAGLGVRGPVQSPTFVIARTHPSLVGGAPLVHVDAYRLGSAAELDDLDIDFDTSVVVVEWGRGLVDAIADSWWELELDREWGGTGLDSACGTSGPAAAEMDAAAPRLVTLTHRP; this is translated from the coding sequence ATGGACACCACGACGAACGGACTCGACACGCTCGCGGGGAGCCGCGAGATCGGCTCGCCCGACGACATGGAGCGATTCGGTGCTGAGATCGGGAGGATGCTGCGCCCCGGCGACATCCTGGTCCTGACCGGGCCGCTCGGCGCGGGCAAGACGACCCTGACGCGCGGGATCGCCGCCGGCCTGGGCGTGCGCGGGCCCGTGCAGAGCCCGACCTTCGTCATCGCCCGCACCCACCCGTCGCTCGTCGGCGGTGCGCCGCTCGTGCATGTCGACGCCTACCGCCTCGGCTCCGCCGCGGAACTGGACGACCTCGACATCGACTTCGACACGTCGGTGGTCGTCGTCGAGTGGGGTCGCGGACTCGTCGACGCGATCGCCGACTCGTGGTGGGAGCTCGAGCTCGACCGCGAGTGGGGCGGCACGGGCCTCGATTCCGCCTGCGGCACGAGCGGCCCCGCCGCTGCGGAGATGGATGCCGCGGCCCCGCGTCTCGTGACCCTCACGCACCGCCCGTAA
- the tsaB gene encoding tRNA (adenosine(37)-N6)-threonylcarbamoyltransferase complex dimerization subunit type 1 TsaB — MILGIDTSLGSAVAVVEHDGVVRSQRESSDPRGHAEVIGSLIADALAEASIRPSDVTHVAAGMGPGPFTGLRVGIAAARAFALGRGVPVVPVVSHDAVALELLLHAALTGGRDDTDDEAFAVVTDARRREFAYTVYRGIDDDGLPVRVSEPALAPRDDLDAILAERAVLRRDADRIPAAILALAAGRALSAGRTIGPADALYLRSPDVTPSAGPKRVTA, encoded by the coding sequence GTGATCCTCGGCATCGACACGTCCCTCGGCTCGGCCGTCGCGGTCGTCGAGCACGACGGCGTCGTACGGTCGCAGCGCGAGAGCAGCGACCCCCGCGGGCACGCCGAGGTGATCGGCTCGCTCATCGCCGACGCGCTGGCAGAGGCATCCATCCGACCCTCCGACGTGACGCATGTCGCCGCGGGCATGGGACCGGGCCCCTTCACGGGACTCCGGGTCGGCATTGCGGCGGCGCGCGCGTTCGCCCTCGGACGGGGCGTGCCAGTCGTGCCGGTCGTGAGCCACGACGCCGTCGCGCTCGAGCTGCTGCTGCACGCGGCGCTCACGGGCGGCCGGGACGACACGGACGACGAGGCGTTCGCCGTCGTGACCGACGCACGCCGGCGCGAGTTCGCATACACGGTCTATCGGGGCATCGACGACGACGGACTGCCGGTCCGCGTGTCCGAGCCGGCTCTCGCTCCGCGCGACGACCTCGACGCGATCCTCGCCGAGCGGGCGGTCCTGCGCCGCGACGCCGACCGCATCCCGGCCGCGATCCTCGCCCTCGCCGCGGGGCGCGCCCTTTCTGCGGGCCGCACGATCGGCCCCGCGGACGCCCTCTACCTGCGCTCGCCCGATGTCACGCCGTCGGCGGGGCCGAAGCGGGTGACGGCATGA
- the rimI gene encoding ribosomal protein S18-alanine N-acetyltransferase produces MTLRRATPDDLGAIMTLERASFPTDAWSDAMMREELASRHGYYVVLEEAGRLLGYGGLRAPKGSRDADVQTIAIAEAARGRGRGRALLEALLTEASARGVQEVFLEVRADNPVAHALYVSEGFADVGRRPRYYQPDDVDAVVMRLDVRAWAAHRTVDPDDAGVCT; encoded by the coding sequence ATGACCCTGCGCCGTGCGACGCCCGACGACCTCGGCGCCATCATGACGCTCGAGCGCGCCTCGTTCCCGACGGATGCGTGGTCGGACGCCATGATGCGTGAAGAGCTCGCCTCGCGCCACGGCTACTACGTCGTGCTCGAGGAGGCCGGGCGGCTGCTGGGCTACGGCGGGCTGCGGGCGCCGAAGGGATCGAGGGATGCCGACGTCCAGACGATCGCCATCGCGGAGGCCGCTCGTGGCCGGGGCCGCGGACGCGCGCTCCTCGAGGCGCTGCTCACGGAGGCATCCGCCCGCGGCGTGCAGGAGGTCTTCCTCGAGGTGCGCGCCGACAACCCCGTCGCGCACGCGCTCTACGTCTCGGAGGGCTTCGCCGACGTCGGACGCCGCCCGCGGTACTACCAGCCGGACGACGTCGACGCGGTCGTGATGCGTCTCGACGTGCGCGCATGGGCGGCGCACCGGACCGTCGATCCGGACGATGCGGGGGTGTGCACGTGA